In Candidatus Binatia bacterium, one DNA window encodes the following:
- the msrA gene encoding peptide-methionine (S)-S-oxide reductase MsrA → MSGLLLTGWGTVAETQPVGVREAVAPEALAPPKKEVEVPSAESRAVFAGGCFWCSEADFEKVEGVIDVRSGYTGGPELDPTYEQVSRGATGHTEAIEVVYDPSRVSYEKLLEVFWRSIDPTVKNRQFCDRGSQYRSAIFVSDSTEKKLAESGKAKAASTLRKPVFTEIEMATKFYPAEEYHQDYYLKNPLRYKYYRFNCGRDQRLAELWGDPAAK, encoded by the coding sequence TTGTCCGGATTGCTCCTCACGGGCTGGGGGACCGTAGCCGAGACGCAACCCGTCGGAGTGCGAGAGGCCGTGGCTCCGGAAGCGCTGGCTCCTCCCAAGAAAGAGGTGGAGGTTCCGTCGGCGGAATCGCGAGCCGTGTTCGCGGGGGGGTGTTTTTGGTGCTCCGAGGCGGACTTTGAAAAGGTCGAAGGCGTGATCGATGTGCGGTCGGGCTACACGGGTGGCCCTGAACTCGATCCAACCTACGAGCAAGTTTCCCGGGGCGCGACGGGGCATACCGAGGCGATCGAGGTGGTCTACGACCCCAGTCGTGTCTCGTATGAGAAATTGCTTGAAGTTTTTTGGCGATCGATTGATCCGACCGTCAAGAATCGGCAGTTTTGCGATCGGGGTTCACAATATCGCTCCGCAATTTTCGTGTCGGACAGCACCGAGAAGAAACTCGCAGAGAGTGGAAAGGCAAAGGCCGCCAGCACCCTTCGTAAACCCGTTTTTACCGAGATCGAAATGGCGACCAAGTTTTACCCGGCGGAGGAGTACCATCAAGACTACTACCTGAAGAACCCCTTGCGTTATAAATACTACCGGTTCAATTGCGGCCGAGACCAGCGGCTCGCTGAACTCTGGGGCGACCCGGCCGCGAAGTAG
- the topA gene encoding type I DNA topoisomerase, whose amino-acid sequence MPKRLVIVESPTKAKTIEKYLGKDYVVLASVGHIRDLPSKASQVPADKKKQQIVTGIEEGFQAIYVLDEGKKATMREIARELKNADELYLATDADREGEAISWHLLEVLKPKKSVPVKRLRLGQITKSALLKAIEAPEELDTQLVEAQETRRLVDRLYGYPVSNLLWRKVAQGLSAGRVQTVAIRLLVDREKERLIFVSASFWDLDAIFRTPQGETFESKLLRLGGQAIAQSKDFGDDGKLRSDAGNLRVLDVDATTELEKRLSAASFQVSSLEEKPYSRKPPVPFITSGLQQEASNRLGFSPARTMRSANALFQKGFITYVRTDNYLLAPEAMQAIGNVIAEKFGKEEHAPRNFGSMSGDAGGEHEPIRPADFTAPEVVGRQVGEDESRLYDLIWKRTIATQMKPATGRTVILEVQEDHASPALYQARGTVIDKPGFLRVDPAGTKETILPGVAVGDTVTTEELKPEEHNTQPTGRYTEAGLIKELEKRGIGRPSTYASIIDRIQQAAYSFRRNKALVPTWTAFAVVRLMEDHFASMVEYSFTKKMEDDLDEIARGNQNPQKYLQNFWSEQGGKGLSGLIEAGMENIDPAQICRFPLPFAGDTQWTYRDEPIALRVGRYGPYLEAGEIRGNIPTELPPDELSEQVATEILDAGARKDEPLGYCDKTGQPLFLKSGRFGPYVQRGSTDSEEKPEFASLLKEMKPEDVNAEVALQLLTLKAGRPCGNSLEGEEILLYNGKFGLYLRAGKESRSLEPGDDPFLVDEARARFLLAQPRKKGRGVAKPPIQTFENVFELEGATIQIKDGRFGPYATDGETNATLAKDMDPAKISSSEAAQRILDKRERDANNPKKKKGRKTAARKKTAKKKSASKKVSEKKSTTKKSAAKKKAASKKAVAKKKDVDSETPPF is encoded by the coding sequence ATGCCCAAACGACTCGTCATTGTAGAATCACCCACGAAAGCCAAGACTATCGAGAAGTATCTCGGTAAGGACTACGTGGTACTTGCCAGCGTCGGCCACATCCGAGATTTGCCCAGCAAGGCGAGTCAGGTGCCCGCCGACAAGAAAAAGCAACAGATCGTGACGGGAATCGAGGAGGGATTTCAGGCCATTTACGTTCTCGATGAGGGGAAAAAGGCCACCATGCGAGAAATTGCCCGCGAGTTGAAAAACGCCGACGAGCTTTATCTCGCCACTGACGCCGACCGTGAGGGGGAGGCAATTTCCTGGCATCTGCTCGAGGTTCTGAAGCCGAAAAAAAGCGTACCCGTGAAGCGACTACGGCTGGGACAGATCACCAAAAGCGCACTGCTGAAAGCAATCGAGGCCCCCGAGGAACTCGATACGCAGTTGGTCGAGGCGCAGGAAACGCGCCGGCTGGTGGACCGCCTCTACGGCTATCCGGTCTCCAATCTGTTATGGCGCAAAGTCGCACAAGGTCTCTCGGCCGGTCGCGTGCAGACGGTGGCTATCCGTCTTCTGGTCGACCGCGAAAAGGAACGTCTGATCTTCGTCAGCGCCTCCTTTTGGGATCTGGATGCAATTTTCCGGACACCGCAGGGGGAAACCTTCGAGTCGAAACTCCTTCGCCTCGGAGGTCAGGCAATCGCACAAAGCAAGGATTTCGGCGACGACGGCAAGCTGAGGTCCGATGCCGGCAACCTTCGCGTTCTCGACGTCGATGCCACTACCGAGCTCGAGAAACGACTTTCGGCGGCGAGCTTTCAGGTGTCTTCGCTCGAAGAGAAACCGTACTCACGAAAGCCGCCCGTTCCATTCATCACCAGTGGACTGCAGCAGGAGGCCAGTAATCGGCTGGGTTTCTCGCCCGCACGCACCATGCGCTCGGCCAATGCTCTCTTCCAAAAGGGGTTCATCACGTACGTACGAACCGACAACTACCTCCTCGCGCCAGAAGCCATGCAGGCAATCGGGAACGTCATCGCAGAAAAATTCGGCAAGGAAGAGCACGCTCCGCGAAACTTCGGGTCGATGTCAGGTGATGCCGGCGGCGAACATGAGCCGATCCGACCTGCCGATTTCACAGCCCCCGAGGTGGTAGGGCGTCAGGTCGGCGAGGATGAGAGCCGCCTCTACGATCTGATCTGGAAACGCACGATCGCTACCCAAATGAAGCCGGCCACCGGGAGAACAGTTATTCTGGAGGTGCAGGAAGACCATGCCAGCCCCGCGCTCTATCAAGCTCGTGGCACGGTCATCGACAAGCCGGGATTCCTGCGTGTCGATCCGGCCGGCACCAAGGAGACGATCCTGCCCGGCGTCGCGGTCGGAGACACGGTCACCACAGAGGAACTGAAGCCCGAGGAACACAATACCCAGCCGACTGGCCGATACACCGAAGCCGGCCTGATCAAGGAACTCGAAAAACGAGGGATCGGACGGCCCAGTACCTACGCGTCGATCATCGATAGAATCCAGCAAGCCGCCTATTCCTTCCGCCGCAACAAGGCGCTGGTACCGACTTGGACAGCATTCGCCGTCGTCCGACTGATGGAAGACCATTTCGCGAGCATGGTGGAATACAGCTTCACCAAAAAAATGGAGGACGACCTCGACGAGATCGCGCGAGGCAATCAGAATCCCCAAAAGTATCTGCAGAACTTCTGGTCAGAACAAGGAGGCAAGGGACTATCGGGCCTGATCGAAGCCGGCATGGAGAATATCGACCCGGCACAGATCTGTCGATTCCCCCTCCCCTTCGCGGGCGACACGCAATGGACCTATCGTGATGAACCGATCGCCCTGAGAGTCGGCCGTTACGGACCTTACCTCGAGGCCGGAGAGATTCGCGGAAATATTCCCACCGAGTTGCCACCCGACGAGCTTTCCGAACAGGTCGCAACCGAAATTCTTGATGCCGGGGCACGCAAGGACGAGCCTCTGGGTTATTGCGACAAGACCGGCCAGCCTCTTTTCCTGAAGAGCGGACGGTTCGGCCCTTACGTCCAGCGCGGCAGCACCGATTCGGAGGAAAAACCGGAATTCGCATCCCTTCTGAAGGAGATGAAGCCGGAAGACGTGAACGCTGAAGTCGCGCTCCAGCTTCTGACGCTGAAAGCAGGACGTCCCTGCGGCAATAGTCTCGAGGGCGAGGAGATCCTCCTCTACAACGGGAAATTCGGACTCTACCTGCGAGCCGGCAAGGAAAGCCGCAGCCTTGAACCAGGCGATGACCCCTTCCTCGTCGATGAGGCCAGAGCACGCTTCCTGCTCGCGCAGCCGCGAAAAAAGGGCCGGGGTGTCGCGAAGCCGCCGATCCAGACTTTCGAGAATGTGTTTGAACTCGAGGGAGCGACCATCCAGATCAAGGACGGTCGGTTCGGCCCCTATGCGACTGATGGCGAAACCAATGCCACACTCGCAAAGGATATGGACCCCGCCAAGATCAGTTCTTCCGAGGCAGCCCAGCGGATTCTGGACAAACGCGAGCGAGACGCGAACAATCCGAAAAAGAAAAAGGGGCGCAAGACGGCCGCCAGGAAAAAGACGGCGAAGAAAAAATCTGCCAGCAAGAAGGTCAGCGAAAAAAAGAGCACCACGAAGAAGAGCGCAGCCAAGAAAAAAGCAGCCAGCAAAAAAGCGGTCGCCAAGAAGAAGGACGTCGACTCGGAAACTCCACCTTTCTGA
- a CDS encoding SDR family oxidoreductase has translation MGILDGKVAIITGAGGGLGRAHALALAKEGASIVVNDLGGSVDGTGAGGTMADQVVAEIEAAGGKAVANHGNVTLAEDADSMVATAVQSFGRLDILINNAGILRDKSFKKMTEELWDPVVAVHLKGTYQPTRAAYQHMLESGTKGRIIMTSSTSGLIGNFGQTNYGAAKAGIAGFMRCLAIEGAKAGITVNVLAPNAYSRMTADLFPEGSEEHFAPEKVSPAIAWLCSEDAADITGRQFVISGNRVTLLYPAGFKIADRAGDPWSAEEIGTKIRESMADWPEAATVPKLVF, from the coding sequence ATGGGAATTCTTGACGGCAAAGTAGCAATTATCACCGGTGCCGGTGGCGGCCTGGGCCGCGCACACGCGCTGGCGCTGGCGAAAGAGGGCGCGTCGATTGTGGTCAACGATCTTGGTGGCTCTGTCGACGGGACGGGTGCGGGCGGCACGATGGCCGATCAGGTCGTCGCCGAAATCGAGGCTGCCGGCGGCAAGGCCGTGGCGAATCATGGCAATGTGACGCTGGCAGAGGATGCCGACTCGATGGTCGCGACTGCAGTGCAGAGCTTTGGGCGACTGGATATTCTCATCAATAACGCCGGCATCCTGAGGGATAAATCCTTCAAGAAGATGACGGAAGAGCTCTGGGATCCGGTTGTGGCGGTTCATCTCAAGGGAACCTACCAACCGACGCGAGCGGCCTACCAGCATATGCTCGAGTCGGGCACCAAGGGGCGGATCATCATGACCAGCTCGACCTCGGGTCTGATCGGCAACTTCGGCCAGACCAACTACGGCGCAGCCAAGGCTGGAATCGCCGGTTTCATGCGTTGTCTGGCGATCGAGGGAGCCAAGGCAGGGATCACGGTGAACGTTCTGGCACCCAACGCCTACTCGCGGATGACTGCGGACCTCTTCCCCGAGGGTTCCGAGGAGCATTTTGCGCCCGAGAAGGTTTCGCCGGCGATCGCATGGCTGTGCTCCGAGGACGCGGCCGATATCACCGGACGGCAATTCGTGATCAGCGGGAATCGGGTAACCCTTTTGTATCCTGCAGGATTCAAGATCGCCGATCGCGCTGGTGATCCCTGGAGTGCCGAGGAAATTGGTACGAAGATTAGAGAATCGATGGCAGATTGGCCGGAAGCGGCCACGGTTCCCAAGCTCGTTTTTTGA
- a CDS encoding NAD(P)/FAD-dependent oxidoreductase, whose translation MDDFDTGTGRDQDYDIVVLGGSFSGSTLALLLRRSHPNARILVLEKSAEFARRVGESTSEVAGCFLTRILGLSNYLGREHFQKHGLRLWFNEADNQDPASCSELGPLSQTRLPTYQLDRSQLDQHLLDLAATEGCEVVRESKVLDFDLGGSAGNTVCYRKDGEVITVRAGWIADCSGRVSLVARQRGTLEPTTEHPVHSMWVRFQNVRSLDSEEVFRAAPFLREKALVGRGSATNHLMGHGWWSWVIPLANGDVSAGVTWDERLFEPPEASDVAERVRKTLLGHPIGRLMFEDAVPVEGDARSLKNLAYRTTEVCGEGWASVGDAAGFMDPLYSQGLDYCAHGVFATHKLLSQALDGNLESGDLCRHNQQFQESYDRWFHAVYENKYQYMGDADLMRAAFLLDIGCYFIGPVQLVYRLPDEEFANMPYAGKIGAGVAKFMTFYNRRLERIARKRLQAGTYGKNNLRRRDLISRSFGPGLGGFPHVARGLLLWMRLELETARLPAAETLVVPATQQASPASS comes from the coding sequence ATGGATGATTTCGATACTGGAACGGGCCGAGATCAGGATTACGATATCGTCGTTCTGGGAGGTTCGTTTTCGGGCAGCACACTTGCGTTGCTGCTGCGGCGAAGCCACCCGAACGCACGAATTCTCGTCCTCGAGAAGTCGGCCGAGTTTGCCCGCCGGGTAGGCGAATCCACGTCGGAAGTCGCAGGATGCTTTCTGACGCGGATACTCGGCCTTTCGAATTATCTTGGCCGAGAGCATTTTCAGAAACACGGCCTCCGACTTTGGTTCAACGAGGCTGACAATCAAGACCCTGCCTCCTGCTCCGAGCTGGGACCTCTGAGTCAAACGCGGCTGCCCACCTACCAACTCGACCGAAGCCAATTGGACCAGCATCTGCTCGACCTGGCCGCGACCGAAGGTTGCGAGGTTGTTCGCGAATCCAAGGTACTGGACTTTGACCTTGGCGGATCTGCCGGGAACACTGTGTGCTACCGCAAGGATGGCGAAGTGATCACGGTGCGTGCGGGGTGGATTGCCGACTGTTCCGGCAGAGTGTCTCTGGTTGCTCGACAACGCGGAACTCTCGAGCCGACAACCGAGCACCCCGTGCATTCGATGTGGGTGCGCTTTCAGAATGTCCGAAGTCTCGATTCCGAGGAAGTCTTTCGAGCGGCGCCGTTTCTTCGCGAGAAGGCTCTGGTCGGGCGGGGCAGCGCCACGAACCATCTTATGGGTCATGGCTGGTGGAGTTGGGTGATTCCGCTCGCCAATGGAGATGTCTCGGCCGGTGTGACCTGGGATGAGAGATTGTTCGAGCCGCCGGAAGCCTCCGACGTTGCCGAACGGGTCCGGAAGACTTTGCTTGGTCACCCGATCGGGCGTCTGATGTTCGAGGACGCAGTGCCTGTGGAGGGGGACGCGAGGAGCCTGAAGAATCTCGCTTACCGCACCACCGAGGTCTGCGGCGAGGGGTGGGCATCCGTAGGTGATGCGGCTGGCTTCATGGATCCTCTGTATTCGCAGGGTCTCGACTATTGCGCACACGGAGTTTTCGCAACGCATAAACTCCTCAGCCAGGCGCTTGATGGCAACCTGGAGAGTGGGGATCTCTGCCGCCACAACCAGCAGTTTCAGGAGTCCTATGACCGCTGGTTTCATGCGGTCTACGAGAATAAATATCAATATATGGGAGATGCCGACCTGATGCGTGCGGCCTTCTTGCTGGACATCGGTTGTTATTTTATCGGACCCGTCCAACTCGTCTACCGACTCCCGGACGAGGAATTTGCGAATATGCCTTACGCCGGAAAAATAGGCGCGGGCGTGGCCAAGTTCATGACCTTCTACAATCGCCGTTTGGAGCGCATCGCGCGGAAGCGTCTACAGGCCGGAACCTACGGCAAGAACAATTTGCGCCGCCGTGATCTGATCTCCCGCTCTTTCGGACCGGGGCTCGGTGGGTTCCCGCACGTCGCACGCGGGCTCCTGCTCTGGATGCGGCTGGAATTGGAAACCGCCCGTCTGCCGGCTGCGGAAACCCTGGTGGTGCCGGCAACGCAGCAGGCCTCTCCGGCAAGTTCCTGA
- a CDS encoding heme-binding protein yields MKKTIAAICSSLTLAACSLVGVRTSPEPPHEVLKSDGRIELRQYQPQLIAETFVEKDYDQAGSAGFRRLAGYIFGANREKEQIAMTAPVLQEERSRSIAMTAPVLQEETEKGWWMAFILPEEITLANAPEPTNPDVTLRELPAKRQVSLQYSGLNSPEQMERHAKELSTWIDKEGLRPLTKAKMASYDPPWTLWFLRRNEVQVEVE; encoded by the coding sequence ATGAAAAAAACAATCGCAGCAATCTGCAGCAGTCTGACTCTGGCCGCATGCTCATTGGTCGGCGTTCGAACCTCGCCCGAACCGCCTCATGAGGTGCTCAAAAGCGACGGCAGAATCGAGCTCCGGCAATACCAGCCGCAACTGATCGCCGAGACTTTCGTCGAAAAAGATTATGATCAGGCTGGCAGCGCAGGCTTTCGCCGGCTCGCGGGCTACATTTTCGGTGCCAACCGCGAAAAAGAACAGATCGCGATGACGGCCCCGGTCCTCCAGGAAGAGCGTTCCCGCAGCATCGCGATGACAGCGCCGGTCCTTCAGGAAGAGACCGAGAAAGGTTGGTGGATGGCCTTTATCCTGCCCGAAGAGATTACTCTCGCCAATGCGCCCGAACCAACCAACCCCGACGTCACCCTGCGCGAACTACCCGCCAAACGGCAGGTCAGTCTGCAGTATAGCGGCCTGAACTCACCAGAGCAGATGGAACGGCACGCAAAAGAGCTCTCCACGTGGATCGACAAGGAGGGCCTGCGCCCCCTCACCAAAGCGAAGATGGCCAGCTACGATCCGCCATGGACCCTCTGGTTCCTGCGCCGCAACGAGGTTCAGGTCGAAGTCGAATAG
- a CDS encoding class I adenylate-forming enzyme family protein, with translation MDRLQAIRELTAEGKAYELVPAQAWGRSIRVFRAAPPQLRDLYEAARSDLPFLVYGEERSSFEEVWQESCKLAHYLVNDCGIVPGDRVAISMRNYPEWVTTFMAATSVGAIAVAMNALWQPEEMAYGLRDSGSKVLFCDEERLARLGKQSEKFDELRIVCVRAASALDWATVRLEDVLMSGSLDQMPETAMQPNDPATIFYTSGSTGAPKGVVSSHRNIVNALMSWELDAHVAAHLAGRTISPPDRQAATLLGVPLFHVTGSHAVFLSSYRSQRRMVGMHKWDVEEAAALIERERISTLVAPAAMTGDLVATAMTTGHDLSSLDLVGGGGAPRAPEQVRGIDKAFKRAKPNTGWGMTETNAIGTGIAGRDYLEHPESSGRVSALLDLRIVLDSGAEASPEERGELQVRGASVFRGYWNRDDANAETFDGEWMRTGDVAYLDPDGYLVIVDRIKDLVIRGGENIGCGGVESALLEHPDVVEASVYGVPDARLGEEVGATIYATGGLTEDEIRDFLSSRLSRFAIPRYLRFVAAPLPRTASGKILKRQLRELALADLALSN, from the coding sequence ATGGATCGATTACAGGCTATTCGGGAACTGACGGCAGAGGGCAAGGCGTATGAGCTGGTTCCTGCCCAGGCTTGGGGCCGCTCGATTCGAGTCTTCAGGGCTGCGCCCCCGCAGTTGCGAGACCTTTACGAGGCGGCCCGCAGTGACCTCCCCTTTCTGGTCTACGGCGAAGAGCGTTCGAGCTTCGAGGAAGTATGGCAGGAGTCCTGCAAGTTGGCGCATTATCTGGTGAATGATTGCGGGATTGTTCCGGGTGATCGGGTCGCCATTTCCATGCGGAATTACCCGGAGTGGGTCACCACCTTTATGGCGGCAACTTCGGTTGGTGCGATCGCGGTTGCGATGAACGCACTTTGGCAGCCCGAGGAGATGGCCTACGGATTGCGAGATTCCGGGTCGAAGGTTCTGTTTTGCGACGAGGAGAGACTGGCCCGGCTGGGCAAGCAGTCCGAGAAATTCGACGAGTTGCGAATTGTCTGTGTCCGCGCCGCGTCCGCGCTTGATTGGGCGACGGTTCGTCTGGAGGACGTATTGATGTCGGGGTCGCTGGACCAAATGCCCGAGACTGCGATGCAGCCGAATGACCCCGCGACAATTTTCTATACCTCGGGTTCGACAGGGGCGCCGAAAGGGGTGGTCTCGTCGCATCGGAATATCGTGAACGCCCTGATGTCCTGGGAACTTGATGCTCATGTGGCGGCCCATCTGGCGGGCCGGACGATATCGCCCCCCGACAGGCAGGCGGCGACGCTTCTGGGGGTGCCCTTGTTTCATGTCACGGGCTCTCATGCGGTCTTTCTCTCCAGCTATCGTTCCCAACGTCGCATGGTCGGTATGCATAAATGGGACGTGGAAGAGGCTGCGGCCCTGATCGAGCGTGAGCGAATCTCAACCCTCGTGGCGCCAGCCGCCATGACGGGTGATTTGGTGGCTACTGCCATGACCACGGGGCACGATCTGAGTTCTCTCGATTTGGTCGGTGGTGGCGGCGCTCCTCGCGCGCCCGAACAGGTCCGAGGGATCGACAAGGCTTTCAAGCGTGCCAAGCCCAATACTGGCTGGGGGATGACCGAAACGAATGCAATCGGGACCGGAATTGCCGGCCGCGACTACCTCGAGCATCCCGAGAGTTCGGGGCGGGTGTCAGCCTTGCTCGACCTGCGAATCGTTTTGGATTCGGGTGCAGAGGCAAGCCCGGAAGAGCGCGGTGAACTGCAAGTTCGGGGCGCGTCGGTCTTTCGCGGATATTGGAACCGCGACGATGCCAATGCCGAGACGTTCGATGGTGAATGGATGCGCACGGGGGATGTCGCCTATCTCGATCCGGACGGCTATCTGGTGATCGTCGACCGGATCAAGGATCTGGTCATTCGAGGCGGCGAGAATATTGGGTGCGGCGGTGTCGAGTCTGCCTTGTTGGAGCATCCGGATGTGGTGGAGGCGAGTGTTTACGGTGTACCGGACGCGCGCCTGGGCGAGGAGGTCGGCGCGACGATTTATGCCACTGGCGGCCTGACCGAGGACGAGATCCGCGATTTCCTCTCCTCGCGACTTTCTCGTTTCGCGATACCCCGTTATCTCCGATTCGTGGCTGCGCCGCTCCCGCGAACGGCATCCGGGAAGATCCTGAAACGTCAATTGCGGGAACTCGCGTTGGCGGATCTGGCGTTGTCGAACTGA
- a CDS encoding acyl-CoA dehydrogenase family protein: protein MFDLRMSEEVKPLFEKVKNFIQDEVVPVTDEFFAMGADRTERWAWAPGQLELLDSVKAKAKKAGLWNFFLPDDETGQGLSNLDYAYIAAELGRTPLASECLNCSAPDTGNMEVLERVGTPAQKKQWLEPLLNGEIRSAYAMTEPDVASSDAKNIACRAELDGDDWVLNGEKFYISGAGDPRCKIMICMVQTNDDGPPHLRQSQILVPTDAPGFEVLGPMHVFGKDDAPHGHMHIRFTDCRVPRENVLLGEGRGFEISQVRLGPGRIHHCMRSIGAAERAIEMMAKRGLSREAFGKKLAHLGRNTEVLAQSRIEIEAMRMMVLKAAKAMDVLGNSEARVWVSAVKAMVPERVCKIIDEAIQIHGGAGVSQWTPLAEMYGAQRTLRLADGPDEVHWFVVGRSELSRWTQEEVAAYDPKNAYLSRASQTSSGQD, encoded by the coding sequence ATGTTCGATCTCAGAATGTCGGAAGAGGTCAAGCCGCTTTTTGAGAAGGTGAAAAATTTCATTCAGGACGAAGTTGTTCCGGTCACTGATGAATTCTTCGCGATGGGCGCCGATCGCACCGAGCGTTGGGCTTGGGCGCCGGGCCAGCTTGAGCTCCTCGATAGTGTGAAGGCCAAGGCGAAGAAGGCGGGCTTGTGGAACTTCTTTTTGCCGGACGATGAGACCGGTCAGGGTCTGAGCAACCTTGATTACGCATATATTGCAGCCGAGCTCGGTCGCACGCCTCTGGCGTCCGAGTGCCTGAACTGCTCGGCTCCGGATACGGGGAATATGGAAGTGCTGGAGCGGGTCGGGACGCCGGCTCAGAAGAAGCAATGGCTCGAGCCTCTGCTGAACGGAGAGATTCGCTCGGCGTACGCCATGACCGAACCGGATGTCGCGTCCTCAGACGCAAAAAATATTGCTTGCCGCGCGGAACTCGATGGTGATGATTGGGTTTTGAACGGCGAGAAGTTCTATATCTCGGGTGCGGGAGACCCTCGCTGCAAGATCATGATCTGTATGGTGCAGACCAATGACGACGGGCCCCCTCATCTGCGTCAATCCCAGATTCTTGTTCCCACGGACGCTCCAGGCTTTGAAGTCCTCGGTCCGATGCACGTTTTCGGAAAGGATGACGCGCCTCACGGGCATATGCATATTCGATTTACGGATTGTCGTGTCCCCCGAGAGAATGTTCTGCTCGGGGAGGGGCGAGGATTCGAGATCTCGCAGGTGAGACTCGGCCCGGGACGTATTCACCATTGCATGCGGTCGATCGGCGCGGCCGAGCGGGCGATCGAGATGATGGCCAAGCGAGGACTTTCGCGCGAGGCATTTGGCAAGAAATTGGCTCATCTCGGACGCAACACCGAAGTTCTGGCTCAGTCTCGGATCGAGATTGAAGCAATGCGGATGATGGTGCTCAAGGCGGCGAAGGCCATGGACGTGCTCGGCAATTCCGAGGCCCGCGTTTGGGTCAGCGCGGTGAAGGCGATGGTGCCTGAACGGGTCTGCAAGATTATTGATGAGGCAATCCAGATCCATGGTGGTGCCGGTGTCTCCCAGTGGACGCCTCTCGCCGAGATGTATGGCGCTCAGCGCACCCTTCGCCTCGCAGACGGTCCGGATGAGGTTCATTGGTTCGTGGTTGGCCGGTCGGAACTTTCCCGTTGGACGCAGGAGGAGGTCGCCGCATACGATCCGAAGAACGCCTATCTGAGCCGAGCTTCACAGACTTCTTCCGGACAGGATTGA